In Ooceraea biroi isolate clonal line C1 chromosome 6, Obir_v5.4, whole genome shotgun sequence, the genomic stretch AGACCGAGCTCTGCCCGCCTCCGCTCCAGCATACCAATATACGACCAATATGAGGTGTCACGTGACACGCTCGCAACAACCACCACAAACAATACCACCACCATCGCCACCCACTCTGCTGCCGGTCAATAATTCCCGTGGCCGTTACGGtgatctcgcgcgcgtctGATGCCTGACAGACTGGCATCGGGAAGACAATAGGGAAAGAAGAGAACGGAAGAACAACGCGCGGGGCGcagagtgagcgagcgagctagCGCGCCTCGTAATAATATCGATCGATTAAGGGTACTGACAGGAAATTCTTGACGTTGCCGGGCCGCAGCGCGAAGACGGGTATGAGCAGCACCGCGTTCATCATCACGCCGCCGTAGTAAATGAAGAACTTGAAGTAGTAGCGGAACGTGCGGCTGGTCTCGTAGAGGAACGGCAGCACGAGGATGAAGCCGACGAGGACCACCTCGATGTACGACGGGGCCATCTTCCCCGGGAGAACGTCGTTACGAACGACGAACGAGCGTTGACAATTGACACCGCGCACTTTCGCGCACTCCGCTTCTCTCACGCACttatccctctctttctcgctcgggGAGAACAATTCCCTCGAGTTATTCTCGCTCTCGTCGGGACAGGCGCTCCCTCGGCCGACTTTGCGCGCTCTCGGCTGACGCGTCGCCGCCGGCACGGCTCCAGCACGGACCAACGACGCTCCGTCCACCCACCGTGACGCACAGGCGGACACTGCCGtccggcgacggcgacggggcGATTTAACACGGCGGGGCACCTTGGAGCGCACGCACTGCCACCACCGCGCGCGGATGGAGAGATAAAGGCCCCGTCCCACGGTGTTTCCACCCCTGTTACCGTTACTGTACTGCGAGCGCGTCCCCAACCGCGTGCAGCCATGCGTgcacgtacgtacacgcgAGTTCGTGCACTGGAAAGTGCATTGTCGCACTTTCCGCACGCGAAACGGGACGTTGCGTGCCTCGAACTTCGGCGTTTGGCAttggagaaaaaggaaaagtgcCGGGTGCACACATGAAAGGCGCAGCTTTGAGTCCTTGCGCGCGTGTGTCATGGAACAAGTCCGTTTTCTAAAGCGGTTGAAATGAAATACGATTTTTgcgtgttttatttaaatatttgccaGGGGAGGATATGAAATTGTTCGTGTTTACGAAAAAATCGATCTGTGGATCTGTAgattaattttccttttcctctctacgatcaatatataaattatgcagCAATAAATGACCCACATCTTCATACGTATtgtgttataataattcttatagtaattaagaattaatagaaagtttcgcgtttaattttgctaaaaaactCCGCTCGGAGTTTTCCTTCagctttttttaaaatgtatttctgtataattatatatttttaaagacaTTATTCtctcaattatttatcaatattgattattacacGAGCTGTTATCTCGTTCCAAGTCCATTTTCTCTTCGCACTTTATAGACGAGAATATTGCGTTTGCATGACTCGCATCTTTTACTGCACTTCATGTCTACTTTAtgcattctttttttctcatgcaaaattaatatatcaatttaatttattttatctaatttatatacttgatataaattaatatatgttaattgccgTACACGtgaaaatatagataaaacttttgcatttagTCACGAATGCGCTTAAATCTGATATATTATCTAACATATCtgataattgttatataaaaaatattgatagaacactatacaaatattttagtacTAGTGTAGTATTAGATGATTACCAGAGACTGATTGCGATAAAAATACACGCAATGATAACCTATTTGCTTGTACGATGTTTGGAACATCTGCAAAAGAGCTATTCAACAGACTAAACAACTTTGCAACTGTGTAAGATTTCTTGCTGAACGGTGATCTATTGtctataaaatcatatttgcAACATGAGTCGCCTTTTTTTCCAgcatttgaaaaatatgcttaataaataaatgcaacaggttgtacatacatatatcaaagaatcataatttaaaaatgattatctctccgatcttttttttattttgtcctctaatttataaattatgcagCAATGAATGACTCGCATCTTCTACCATACGTATTGTGTAATAATTcttgtataataattcttagtaattaaaacttaatagaaaattttgcGTTTggattttgctaaaaaaatctTCACGGATTTTTCGATCAACCCAGTCAATAGAATTGCACGTATATCTGTAATGAAGtagatattttatgttttaattatttttaaaaaaattaaggtTCTATACAAAGTTTTTCGTGCAATCGTTATCTCGTCATGAAATGACAAGATCGATGAGATAATTCAAAGCTACGTAATCCATATATGATAACACGAGATATATATTGCGTGAAAAAAGCAAGTTACAGTAAGAATAGATTACAGTTtacatcataattataaatgcgaTGCGCCGatcgaaaagaaaatttgaaacaatttaGTTCAATGGTTTTTACATTCTTCGTTCGTTTTTTGATGTTGCGTTATCACTgagtattgtattatattgataattaattaatatttcatgttgTATTATTATTGAGTGTTACTcgtatttgcaattaaaaatgcttataatattatatgttagtTTAGCTAATCACAGATCAGCTTATCGAAAATTTAAAGCTAATAAcagcatatataatttatacttatagatatatatatatatatatatatatatatatataaagtgtaagaaaatatgtaaaataattataattatagattaCACAAATATAAACGAAAACAATACGTGTGCATTGTTAGAGGAATTGTATACATGATTTCCATAAGtggcgattattattattattatttctatcatcTTTAATTACCATAACttgtaaagaaattattataagaatataacaattttacaagaaatatttgGGCGGAACGCTTTAATTAGAATTCTGAGTTGGAAGAACGCGACAACGATTACGGCAATCTAGTGATGACACCAAGTGGTGGGTGAAATAGATTTATATCTTGCAAAAAGGTTTCCGCTTCTTCcgattaatcattgagaaacgTCGACGAGGACATCGTGAACCCTCACTATTACGCATTCCGTAACGGAATCAACGTCAATCTTGATTTTCGTCACTGCGTACAGTCTGCTTTATAAGTATGCAATGTCGCAATGCGACGAGCAATTTAATGTGAAACAAACgtttaatgattattatgcataaaataGATCAGATAGTTTTTTTGGATTACTATTTTACATCGAATATTACATTCTTTTAACTATGacagaatataaattttaatttaaagtgAAAATCTGTCGAAGATTATGCTTCTTGAATGCAATTCAACTGATTCAAATAATAAAGTCTCGTATTTGAGATATCGTTATCAAGAATGTGctagaatttaattaacgagttAATTAgaacttaaataaaattagaactaaaataaaaaattgtaatttttgttCTTACAAGACTAAACAGATATAtgaacaaaaatatctaagagttatattttatgaatgaaACCACGCAATGTTTTAGaacttataattattagaatattgtTCGTTgttttagaattattaaagattttgtTAAAGATGATCGCTTCCGAGTAAATCCGAGAAAATGtgttaattttgattaaaaagttCTGAAAGACTCAAAATTGATGAGTATtgattattatcatttgtttATAATCTTCTAAATCAGTTCAATTATACAGTTTACAATTTCTTGTTCTAATGCTTTTcgcttaataatttatcacgataaattacaattaaatgttcatttggaagaaatattttgagcATTGCTATTGAGAAACATATTCACAAATGTTAAAACACATGCACAAAACaatcattaaataatcattaaatcgttattctttttattcttcaatgTAACTAAATGCGCATTTTTcaagatacaaatttgtacgCCGCTCAAACACTGTGAACGCACGCACTTTTCCTTTATTCATGCTTGCGTAAAGACGTTCTTCGTGGACAATCCGCAATAGgcgttaaatattatcatatgcaattttaataattttattcaacgcgtttcttcattttcgtttgctacaaagaaaaaaagacagcCACTATCTTTTCCCTCTTGTTTGTGCAATCTTCAAATATCGCATTAACCGCGCTGCGTATTCAGGCTATACGAGGTTCCTGatctatatatgtacacatctATGCTTCAATATGTTAGATCAGGCGCCACATTCGTGCCGTCACGTGGGCCTGCGAGGTTAGGATGAAAATCAAATGAAAGTCTCCGCGCTAAATTCTCACGGAGGTGAGGCAATAACGGAGGTAGAGtaaaaaatgaacgaaatttagcATATACGTATGATAAGGCACTGTCTACAGTATAAGTTCTTGCTAAGCACCACGTCTTCTTTTCGCTATAAAGATATTCCCACAAATGCGCGGTGTAatggttttaatttaattttgcgttATTGATTCCACTCAACCTTTGTTTAAACCGGTTCTTATAAACTCGTGTCGTATAGATAATCTGAACTTGTATGCTTTATACAACGTAAACTGAAATAGTTTCTATATTACGTATCCAGTATACATAATCTATAGTATATGGTACTGTATAACCGcttcttttatgtaatttgcaaatttatgGCAATCCTATTTTGCATGTCTTTTCTTCCTTGCAAGGGAGTCCAGAGAGGTTAGATGGGGTTTTGGATAAAGCATTATTCCGTTTCCTTTGTTATTCCTGCTTGCTTTATTATttgctttattattacaagtaaTAGATTCTAACGTTTGATAATTTGTGATATATATTcagagtattttattattcggaTTAACATCTTTCTTACATTTTTTGCTATAGTTATTTGAGTGTATCCTTTCTCCTGCTGTAACTTGTAATGTGTAATTGTCATGATAGCTTTTAGTATGTTTTTTGATATATGACATTCTGAAGGAAATCcttaaacttaattaatataaattatattattatatattataaattatttgaaatgatgTATCTCTATCGAAcatcaattttgtaaattttataaaaaaattatgtttactCTATGTCTAATCTTTTGTacatacattaatataatcttcATATGAAATGCTTTGTATTATTATGCAAGTTATTTATTCTTTGTTATTGAATATGGAATTCTGttaatctttatttaacaTGTTAAGTACATTATTGAATTACTTATCATTTTAGATTGCTCGCATAAACATTCCTGATAATgcatgttatattatacactaatatgaaatatattttgcaaatttccAATGTTTTACAGAATATgaaatttctctttctgcAGGTATTTAAATGGTGACAAGAGATATCGATATATTCGTATCAGCCATATCAGTTGTAGTAAAATTTCAAGACcgctttaaatattaaattacctGTGATAAAAGCGCCTACAATGATGTCATCGGAGAACTCAAAGACTGATGAGATTCGCAAGATCATCTTGTCGCTGTTGCTCTCTCGAAAGGGCCTCACGCCACTTGCCATTCTCGATCGCGACTATTATGATATGGAACGTAAACGTATACCGTGGCGCAAGTTTGGCTACAACGATCTGGCAGCGTTTTTGAGGAGCATGCCAGAACACTTCGAAGTCGAGTGGCACAACGGCTGCCATTACGTGCGCGGAATCGCGTCCGAGAAGAGCAAGCACGTGAGCTCGCTCGTGGCACGGCAGAAGTCCGACTTGAAGACGAGAAATTTCCGCTCTCGGCTATATCGACCAGTGAGCCGCTACGTGCCGCACATGCAGCGTCAACGGATCATGCTCCCAGTGGAGCAGCTACATCTCCTCGTGCAGTACATCAGAAACTATCCGGATGGAGTGAGTATGCAGACTATCATGATGGtgttgcagcagcagcagccacaAGTCGTCCTGTCCGTGCACGACGTGCGCCAACAGCTACGCGAGCTGTCGCATCAGTTGACCATGGACGGTGAGATGGTCTATCCCGTGCTACCGAACAACGTCCCTCAAGAAGCAAAGAAGCCTCCCATGCCAGCGCCGCAAACGCGACCAGAGTATCAAGACTACCAAGCAGGAGCCATATGTGTTGCCGGCGACGAGGACTGGGTGGAAGAGTACAACAGCGATGTCTATTTACTGGCCGGTTACGAGAGCAGCAATCATGCCGCTCAACTTCAAATGACGAGCGAGAGACTCGCTGCGAACTTCATGCAGAACATGAGTCACAAACAAATGTGCGAGCAGCAGAACGATTACGACAATAATAGAAATGCTGACGACTACTTTACCGCTAATATAAAACATAGTAACGTCGTCCTGCCCAAGGACGAAGCGCCTAGCGACAGGTATAGCGATATCTCGACGCTAATAAGTGATCGCGCGAAATCACGACTGGAGCAATTGATAGCGAAGCATCCAGAGGGTATTCCGTGCGCGAAATTACCCGACATGTACCTCAGCGAGTACAAGGTGCGCCTGAATTACACCGAGCTGGGCTTCAGCAGCGTGCGCGAATACGTGTCTTACTTGccgaacattttttatatgacGCGCGTAAATGCAACCGACGATTTCGTACTGTACAGCGCGAACAAGAAGCCGACAATTCCTGATCAACAGACTGGAAGCCAGACAGCAGAGTCCGTCGGAACGAGAACGAATTTCGCTAAACGGTATGAAGAACAGGTGCGAATAAAATGTAGCGACGAGGCCATACCAACGGACGTAGTAAGTCACGAGTTTTTTGGTACACATGTATGTTTACGCGAACGACCTTTAAAATTTAGAATCGTTAGAATTCCACGCGAAGATATGTTCCAATGTCCGTTTATCATGCGTGTTATATATTTCTGACGATTATCCTTTTCCTTCCCACTGCACAtgattttctgaaaatataaatttaaaattaatacaactttatgcaataatttaattactcctttttaattatgtatgaTGTACTTGCaaatactttttctttatttttttagacGACGGTAAAATCTAAAAAATCCagtaaatattcatattattaatttaaactttacGTAATTTTGCAGTCTCCTAGCATAACCAGTAAATTCGCGCCCGATGATGTGATGAACCACAATGATAGAATAGATTTCATATCGGTAACTGATTTACAATGCAACGAGCATCTCGAAGTATACATCGCAGAAGTATTTACCCCTTCTTTCTTCTGGATACACCTCCGGGAAAGCAATAAGCCTCTGCGTTTAATTATGGACAATCTGCAGTAAGCGAAAGATTTATTCATATCGTATGTTCGATAATATTACTAACAAAATCTATATCaagattttacattattttgttttcagaCTTTTTTATGAAAGCAACAGCGAAGCGTATGCCATTCCAAAGGTTGCGTTAAGCAAGGGTCTGAATTGTGCATGTATATTTGCACGTAGATGGCATAGAGCCGTTATTAAGAGCGTAAAGCCAGATTTCAGAGTGACGGTGAGTCAAAACACATAATGCGACATAACGGAATAACAGGCAACAAGTTTCTGACTTTCGTTAGTCATATGTTACAgtattgaattataataaaacaaaatataaaagctCGTAGCGTTAATTTAGTGAAATCTTTGCAGTAGCTTCATGATTCCAAAactcatctttttttttattaaacaaaaaattaacgCTACGGACTTTTGTTACGACCCAatatatgatttaattttattacggcatataataattaaatattaattggaattaataatttcaacagGTAATGTTTTACGATTACGGCACCCTGAAGACGTATCAATCCGAGGaagtatattatttacataaacaaTTCTCTCATTTACCCGCGCAAGCTATACCTTGCGGTTTGTATAACGTTAAACCGTGCGTTGGCGATCGCTGGAAAAAGAGCGTGACTGAGCAATTCATGGATAAAGTCTCGGATTATCTTTTGGACGCGACCGTAATGTCGATTGATCCTATGGTAAGATTGCTTTCTGTTTGTAAAATTCAAAGTTGCAAAATTGCGAGTTAAATTATGAGTCTTCTTGAACACTGGCATTGTTAAACGCTCTTTGCGCATCTTTTTCAACTTTCTGAGAAATActaatatttacaaatttgttgtctgtacgtctttatatatttcgatttattacatttacatatttttggaaggtgttattaaatttttttaaattcgttAAAGTTTCAACTTAATGATAgcatttgcaattttattgcTAAATTGTTTACCTAACTCATCTTTCCTTTATCTTGACAGCACAATTCTATGATGGTCATTCTGACTGACACAAGCGAAGAAGAACACGTGAACATAAACGATTGGTTAGTCAATCAGAATCTAGCGCGACAAGGCAAACTGGTGCGTATACGTGATAACTTTCCGTATTCCGATTACGTAGGACACGATAATATTGCGATACAATCCGCCGAAGAGATACCCGATACGCGGAACAAGATTGGTATAGAAACGCGAGACTCCGAAACAGATCAATCGGTATCACGCGATGAGGAAGTACATAGCTTGTCCAATGATTATCCGAGAAACCGAGAGATCGATGTGAAGGAGAATGTCGAGATTTCGCTCAGCAGGCAGGCTATCGTGCAGATATTGCGAGGTATGAATTCGTTGGAGACTAAGTCGTCGGACACGAAAGTGGAACGGAATAATTGTACGAAGACGGAAAAACCGAGAGGACCTAAGGGACTGCTCACGCTGCTTGAGAAATTGAAAACGTTAAATATTTCCTCCCCTGAGTCGAATTCGGACCTCTCCACGCATGAGGTAAATCATGCTTTCCAAGACAACACGCGGCAGCTCGATTCAAACGTGAAGATAGACGTAGGGATATTGGACAGTAATAAGAACTTTAAAGACTCGTTGAACGTGTGCTTCACCGTGAGGGATTCCGACGAGCGAAATTCCGACGGCGATACGGATTTTCGATTTAGGAGCATGTACGGTGGTCATGATACTATGCAGCCTATCGATTGGTCAATGATAAAGGGAGCCAGAGTCCCTTCTCGTAAGGTGGCTCCCACATCGGCCAATAATATGGACATTTTAATTAAGGAACGCACGAGCGATGTCGCAAAAGATAAAGTAGAATTGCAGGATCGAAAGAAGGACGAGTTACTCGCGAAATCGTACTTCCTGAACATGACCCGTAAAGAAGAGGAATATTTTTTAGCCGACGgcaatattaattacgatGTTAGAAGCGTACCTCAAACCGTAATAAATACAAGGAACAGAATGGAAATGtgtaatgataaatatatgacAATGGCGGTAACGAAAAAAGTGCTAGAGACCTTACGCGGTGACGTTCACTCTCGAGATCCACCAAGTCCTGAGGCAAACATTGCTATGATTAATAACACGAATTTTTCAAGGGATATGGGGGATATGGGAgatgaaaatagaaagaatgaaaaagacATCGGTAAAGAAGTAGGCGAAGCAAGACTCGATCAAAAGGTAGAGAGCAAAAATTCTTTTGTAGATCAGAAATTGTTccctaatataaataatagtaagAGAAAGAGGCAGGAAACATACAAGGACAGTTCGGATTCCTTTGAATTGAATACAAGTACAATGTTAAATACTAGACACAGGAAGCTACTGGAACAGATGAAGCGCAACACAATGAGTGATTCAAGTTGTATGAGCGGATCGTCAAGCAGCAGTAGTGAGCAAATCCAGTCATCTACTAATCACAGTTATACTGATGCGTTAGTGTCGTCGGATGCGTTAACGTCGTCAGACGAAAAGCAGCCTAAAGCATGCGAAAAGAATACGCGCTTTGATAAGCTGTGCAGTTTTCTAAAATGTGCCCCGCCAGGCTCGGATTACTCGAAACCCGATAACGATTCTAAAACGAAAGTCTCTCTCTCGGATAATAGCTTTACAGATTCCAACGACGTTAAAGAATCGAAACGACACGTATCGAACTGTCAGTCCTCACTGGAAAACGGTTCCAGTGTCTCTTGCCGCGTTGACGATTCGAAACAGTATCAGTTAAATGCCACAGCCACGTCATccttaaaagagaaaatattgcaACACCTATTAAAAATGCGGAACTCATCAAGCGAATTAGATTCTGATGATTTGAGTAATCAGGAAAATGGcagaagtaataaaaatgatgaaagCAGTGACAAGAAAGATGATAAACCAATTGATGAAGATCGAACATGCGAATCCATGAACGTGTCCGACGAAATAGTTACTCCACCAGTTTTTGATGACCACGATGTAGAAACCGATAGCACGTGGGATGCGAACGAAAtgtcttttcttcctttcctcgAGCATTTGCCTAAATCTATACGTAATATCGAAATCTCAGATATAGAATAGATTGAGATTTAAAGGTAGTTTGGgagaaaattttttcatataagtCTTTTCTTTGTATGTAGaaggataaatatatatatgtacgataattcatcataattttttaatgatacagATGAGAGATTAATCAGATGATTAATCAGATGGTATGTAACTAGAGACACTAGATTTAACGATATTAGATTacttattgaataataattattaaaagtgtTGCTCTTGCAGATAAAACTTAGTTTGATCACTCAACCggtttatgttaaaatataagataaagtATAACTCGTTTTTTgacaacaattttaattatgtatagtacgtatataatactatatataataaagaaattagaaTTTAGCACGAGTTGTgtaaagttattattataccaATCAACTGCAAAATTGGGATCTCATAAAGTGATAATTTTTCCCAAAATTCACGCATTGCTAGCTTCCTTAAAATGTTATTGGTGTGAGGAAACGTTAAGTTTTAAGCCGAATCGGTTTATCACGATGGTACAAAATATATCACTTTATCTgatctttcccttttttttggCTATATAGGGCAACGCCGTCGACATGACGAACTTAATGAAGTATGTGCTAAATTTTACGGGTCAACTACCATTGTATTGCTATGCGGAGGAGAATCTAGTCGCCGACTACTGCTCCAAGACAACGTCCACTAAACAAATGCACGAGGTACCTTTGGTTTCGCCAGGACAGACCCTTTTGCAATGTTGCAATCCGGAGCAGCAGCCAACAGTGAAACCACCGCCAGGTTTCCTGCCACTCGACTTGCCCAACATTTATTCCCTGGGAAATACATCGTCCTTTGGCAAAGCGGAAACAACGACGAACCCGTTTCTTGACGATCCGTTGCCTGACACTATTCCCACCGATGGTGTAAAGCAGATATTCGCGCAGACCTGGAAAGAGAACACGCAGTTACAGGTCAAGCTCTCCAGGTTTTTTTACAATCTGTTGGAATGCTTGTCGATCAAAAGGGACACGTTCGACAGTTACATAAAGCAGCAACGTCAAGTAAACAGTATCCTGAAAAACATGGAGAAGGAATTCATATTGGCAGCTGACGATGGATTCGTTAGTCCACGTCCAATGGCACCGACATCCAATCTCGTGAACGAGATGACACCGCGTCCGATATCGAAGACGTCATTCCATCCAAACGACGAGTTCGCCGCGGCTGCTCCCTCGAGTCTACCGAATTTGTTCAGTGGCAACAGCTCGACGAGTCAGGCCGCACTTTTTAATACAGCCCATTATGACGTGAACAATTTCGCGTTCAAAAATTGGAGGCAGCCTGTCGACGAGTTCAATCCGCGTGTTCAAGTGCCTTCTCAAGCAGCTGTAAATCCCATGCCTGCGATACCTAGTAATTACGGGGCTGCGACTGGCTCTACTTTCCAGAAGACTGATCACGAGAACAAACACGTGCCTTCTATGAAACCGAGGCGAACTAATACCGTTAGTAGTAGTAGTTCCTCGGGTTTCTTCAGCACCAAGAGTGATGTATATAACGACGTTCCTAAAGAGACGAATCCCTTCAGGCTTTCCATGATCGGGGAAATTCAGATACCGGACACGCCGAGTGAACAGagagtaaataataattacaatccaAACACGGCGTATCTCTCCAcaattaatttgcaaaattacacTACGAA encodes the following:
- the LOC105285145 gene encoding uncharacterized protein LOC105285145 isoform X2, with product MMSSENSKTDEIRKIILSLLLSRKGLTPLAILDRDYYDMERKRIPWRKFGYNDLAAFLRSMPEHFEVEWHNGCHYVRGIASEKSKHVSSLVARQKSDLKTRNFRSRLYRPVSRYVPHMQRQRIMLPVEQLHLLVQYIRNYPDGVSMQTIMMVLQQQQPQVVLSVHDVRQQLRELSHQLTMDGEMVYPVLPNNVPQEAKKPPMPAPQTRPEYQDYQAGAICVAGDEDWVEEYNSDVYLLAGYESSNHAAQLQMTSERLAANFMQNMSHKQMCEQQNDYDNNRNADDYFTANIKHSNVVLPKDEAPSDRYSDISTLISDRAKSRLEQLIAKHPEGIPCAKLPDMYLSEYKVRLNYTELGFSSVREYVSYLPNIFYMTRVNATDDFVLYSANKKPTIPDQQTGSQTAESVGTRTNFAKRYEEQVRIKCSDEAIPTDVSPSITSKFAPDDVMNHNDRIDFISVTDLQCNEHLEVYIAEVFTPSFFWIHLRESNKPLRLIMDNLQLFYESNSEAYAIPKVALSKGLNCACIFARRWHRAVIKSVKPDFRVTVMFYDYGTLKTYQSEEVYYLHKQFSHLPAQAIPCGLYNVKPCVGDRWKKSVTEQFMDKVSDYLLDATVMSIDPMHNSMMVILTDTSEEEHVNINDWLVNQNLARQGKLGNAVDMTNLMKYVLNFTGQLPLYCYAEENLVADYCSKTTSTKQMHEVPLVSPGQTLLQCCNPEQQPTVKPPPGFLPLDLPNIYSLGNTSSFGKAETTTNPFLDDPLPDTIPTDGVKQIFAQTWKENTQLQVKLSRFFYNLLECLSIKRDTFDSYIKQQRQVNSILKNMEKEFILAADDGFVSPRPMAPTSNLVNEMTPRPISKTSFHPNDEFAAAAPSSLPNLFSGNSSTSQAALFNTAHYDVNNFAFKNWRQPVDEFNPRVQVPSQAAVNPMPAIPSNYGAATGSTFQKTDHENKHVPSMKPRRTNTVSSSSSSGFFSTKSDVYNDVPKETNPFRLSMIGEIQIPDTPSEQRVNNNYNPNTAYLSTINLQNYTTNVEPANVYPKTDAFLYACDVKNGNYTPRIVYEAGPVMYNVQKKEANANMTQSAYCNNFDNSQVSSFLLKQCNEEFPSQLVTNMAALSLNSAHLDEGYVTRPSTTHNPQDSPSMINDEPKYYQTDVNSPSVLAQPWKKVEIPERWVNSQFENNAFTPTYNNNAIKVSTLVDVSSHQTYDNKKEPTPREHLDNINESCQDNDDEKLMDKYRYS
- the LOC105285145 gene encoding uncharacterized protein LOC105285145 isoform X1, yielding MMSSENSKTDEIRKIILSLLLSRKGLTPLAILDRDYYDMERKRIPWRKFGYNDLAAFLRSMPEHFEVEWHNGCHYVRGIASEKSKHVSSLVARQKSDLKTRNFRSRLYRPVSRYVPHMQRQRIMLPVEQLHLLVQYIRNYPDGVSMQTIMMVLQQQQPQVVLSVHDVRQQLRELSHQLTMDGEMVYPVLPNNVPQEAKKPPMPAPQTRPEYQDYQAGAICVAGDEDWVEEYNSDVYLLAGYESSNHAAQLQMTSERLAANFMQNMSHKQMCEQQNDYDNNRNADDYFTANIKHSNVVLPKDEAPSDRYSDISTLISDRAKSRLEQLIAKHPEGIPCAKLPDMYLSEYKVRLNYTELGFSSVREYVSYLPNIFYMTRVNATDDFVLYSANKKPTIPDQQTGSQTAESVGTRTNFAKRYEEQVRIKCSDEAIPTDVSPSITSKFAPDDVMNHNDRIDFISVTDLQCNEHLEVYIAEVFTPSFFWIHLRESNKPLRLIMDNLQLFYESNSEAYAIPKVALSKGLNCACIFARRWHRAVIKSVKPDFRVTVMFYDYGTLKTYQSEEVYYLHKQFSHLPAQAIPCGLYNVKPCVGDRWKKSVTEQFMDKVSDYLLDATVMSIDPMHNSMMVILTDTSEEEHVNINDWLVNQNLARQGKLGNAVDMTNLMKYVLNFTGQLPLYCYAEENLVADYCSKTTSTKQMHEVPLVSPGQTLLQCCNPEQQPTVKPPPGFLPLDLPNIYSLGNTSSFGKAETTTNPFLDDPLPDTIPTDGVKQIFAQTWKENTQLQVKLSRFFYNLLECLSIKRDTFDSYIKQQRQVNSILKNMEKEFILAADDGFVSPRPMAPTSNLVNEMTPRPISKTSFHPNDEFAAAAPSSLPNLFSGNSSTSQAALFNTAHYDVNNFAFKNWRQPVDEFNPRVQVPSQAAVNPMPAIPSNYGAATGSTFQKTDHENKHVPSMKPRRTNTVSSSSSSGFFSTKSDVYNDVPKETNPFRLSMIGEIQIPDTPSEQRVNNNYNPNTAYLSTINLQNYTTNVEPANVYPKTDAFLYACDVKNGNYTPRIVYEAGPVMYNVQKKEANANMTQSAYCNNFDNSQVSSFLLKQCNEEFPSQLVTNMAALSLNSAHLDEGYVTRPSTTHNPQDSPSMINDEPKYYQTDVNSPSVLAQPWKKVEIPERWVNSQFENNAFTPTYNNNAIKVSTLVDVSSHQTYDNKKEPTPREHLDNINESCQDNDDEKLMDKYRYMERTSYDGSDVCTQENLSKTTASDFFFKNCFVFQKIDTVENVTFIFHIEEQGWILTHEFVTTFTNYKFCSSLMAAISAINITALFREINRAEYPAEFLQLDKYSLDVPRDEEGRITDINLISLQTALLLLHKLKIVSREEMDNAFKKTEFLDGSILPNMWSLILSYRQLRQRIEEYINSRV